In Triticum aestivum cultivar Chinese Spring chromosome 5B, IWGSC CS RefSeq v2.1, whole genome shotgun sequence, the following proteins share a genomic window:
- the LOC123117224 gene encoding endo-1,4-beta-xylanase 3: MAGTQDVNLDGSVTGCTPFGSRTTTLSLHNEEEAAITAGNGDGNNPSGRYILVAGRADEKDGLRQVITRGFLKPGVTYRVAGWISLGAGAARGTSHAVCVTMDDDEIESLQVECGAVCAVVGAWTEIMGAFRLRTEPRSAAVCVHGAPAGVDIKVMDLRVYQTDREARFRQLEEKTDKARKRDVVLKLGAATGAASVRVVQMDNSFPFGTCINTTVIQNPAFLDFFTNHFDWAVFENELKWYHTEAQQGQLNYADADALLALCDQLGKRVRGHCVFWSVDGDVQQWVKNLDKDQLKSAVQSRLEGLVSRYAAKFPHYDVNNEMLHGQFFRDRLGDEDVPAFMFKEVARLDPEPALFVNDFNVECGNDPDATPEKYAEQVAWLQSCGAVVRGIGLQGHVSNPVGEVVCAALDRLATTGVPIWFTELDVSEPDVGLRAKDLEVVLREAYAHPAVEGVVLWGFMQGSMWRQDAWLVDADGTVNEAGQMFLNLQREWKTDARGNADGDGNFKFRGFHGRYFVEVTTATGCRMLKTFTVEKGDNTPLLVNLGDA; the protein is encoded by the exons ATGGCAGGCACTCAG GACGTGAACCTGGACGGCAGCGTCACCGGCTGCACACCGTTCGGCTCGCGCACGACGACGCTGTCCCTGCAcaatgaggaggaggcggccatcaCCGCGGGGAATGGCGATGGCAACAACCCCAGCGGCCGGTACATTCTCGTGGCGGGGCGCGCCGATGAGAAGGACGGCCTGCGCCAGGTGATCACGCGCGGCTTCTTGAAGCCTGGGGTCACGTACCGCGTGGCAGGCTGGATCAGCCTGGGCGCAGGCGCGGCGAGGGGGACGAGCCACGCGGTGTGCGTCACTATGGACGACGATGAGATTGAGAGCCTGCAGGTGGAGTGCGGCGCGGTCTGCGCCGTGGTCGGCGCTTGGACGGAGATCATGGGCGCCTTCCGGCTCAGGACGGAGCCGCGCAGCGCCGCCGTTTGCGTCCACGGCGCCCCCGCTGGGgttgacatcaaggtcatggatCTCCGCGTGTACCAGACAGACCGCGAGGCGCGCttcaggcaactcgaggagaagacTGACAAG GCGCGCAAGAGGGACGTGGTCCTCAAGCTGGGCGCGGCGACGGGAGCGGCGTCCGTGCGCGTCGTGCAGATGGACAACAGTTTCCCTTTCGGGACATGCATCAACACGACGGTGATCCAGAACCCGGCCTTCCTCGACTTCTTCACCAACCACTTCGACTGGGCTGTCTTCGAGAATGAGCTCAAGTGGTACCACACCGAGGCGCAACAGGGCCAGCTCAACTACGCCGACGCCGACGCGCTCCTCGCGCTCTGCGACCAGCTGGGCAAGCGCGTCCGCGGCCACTGCGTCTTCTGGTCCGTGGACGGCGACGTCCAGCAGTGGGTCAAGAACCTTGACAAGGACCAGCTGAAGTCCGCCGTCCAGAGCCGCCTCGAAGGCCTGGTCTCCCGCTACGCCGCCAAGTTCCCGCACTACGACGTCAACAACGAGATGCTGCACGGCCAATTCTTCCGGGACCGCCTCGGCGACGAGGACGTCCCGGCGTTCATGTTCAAGGAGGTGGCGCGGCTGGACCCGGAGCCCGCGCTCTTCGTCAACGACTTCAACGTGGAGTGCGGCAACGACCCCGACGCGACGCCGGAGAAATACGCCGAGCAGGTCGCCTGGCTGCAGAGCTGCGGCGCGGTGGTGCGCGGCATCGGGCTGCAGGGCCACGTGAGCAACCCGGTCGGGGAGGTCGTCTGCGCCGCGCTCGACAGGCTCGCCACCACCGGCGTGCCCATCTGGTTCACGGAGCTGGACGTGTCCGAGCCGGATGTTGGCCTCCGCGCCAAGGACCTGGAGGTGGTGCTCCGGGAGGCATACGCGCACCCAGCGGTGGAGGGTGTGGTGCTCTGGGGGTTCATGCAGGGAAGCATGTGGCGGCAGGACGCCTGGCTCGTCGACGCCGACGGCACCGTCAACGAAGCTGGCCAGATGTTCCTGAACCTCCAGAGGGAATGGAAGACGGACGCGCGCGGGAATGCCGACGGCGACGGGAATTTCAAGTTCCGAGGCTTCCACGGCAGATACTTCGTCGAGGTCACAACGGCGACGGGGTGTCGGATGCTCAAGACGTTCACGGTGGAGAAAGGGGACAACACGCCTCTCCTGGTGAATTTGGGCGATGCCTGA